The Amycolatopsis mongoliensis genome includes a window with the following:
- a CDS encoding FAD-dependent monooxygenase: MTAKTVLVSGASIAGPSAAYWLRRHGYRVTVVETAPALRPGGQAVDFRGEQVKLLRAMGILDDVRRCETAMGDQTVLGLDARPQLTVPGAAWSGEVEILRGDLARILYEHTKDHTEYVFGDRVTSLTETADGVDVTFRHGAPRRFDLVVGADGVHSGVRAAAFGPEADFRRDLGFGIAGFTAPNHLGLDHTSVMYNEPGRGLTVGSHRLPDRLHVGLVFAADGVEFRRRTPDEQRALVARLFADTGWETPKLLEALPAADDLYVDSISQIHLDRWSKGRVVLLGDAAWCAGPGGSGTGLAMMGAQVLAGELAAAGGDHVTAFAKYEERLRKPATVGQKNGKGSGNFLAPRTAAKIRSRNRAYRMLSTRLFGKVFTWMTDRAANALEYREYPELTSA; the protein is encoded by the coding sequence ATGACCGCCAAGACCGTGCTCGTGTCCGGGGCCAGCATCGCCGGCCCGTCCGCGGCCTACTGGCTGCGCCGCCACGGCTACCGCGTGACCGTCGTCGAGACCGCGCCCGCCCTGCGGCCCGGTGGGCAGGCCGTCGACTTCCGGGGTGAGCAGGTGAAGCTCCTGCGGGCCATGGGCATCCTCGACGACGTCAGGCGGTGCGAGACCGCGATGGGCGACCAGACCGTGCTCGGCCTCGACGCGCGGCCCCAGCTGACCGTGCCCGGCGCCGCCTGGAGCGGGGAGGTCGAGATCCTGCGGGGCGACCTCGCGCGGATCCTGTACGAGCACACCAAGGACCACACCGAGTACGTCTTCGGCGACCGCGTCACGAGCCTGACCGAGACCGCCGACGGCGTCGACGTGACCTTCCGCCACGGTGCGCCGCGCCGGTTCGACCTCGTCGTCGGGGCCGACGGCGTGCACTCCGGGGTGCGGGCCGCCGCCTTCGGTCCCGAGGCGGACTTCCGGCGCGACCTCGGGTTCGGGATCGCCGGGTTCACCGCGCCCAACCACCTCGGCCTCGACCACACCAGCGTGATGTACAACGAGCCCGGCCGCGGCCTGACCGTGGGCAGTCACCGGCTGCCGGACCGGCTGCACGTCGGGCTGGTCTTCGCCGCCGACGGCGTCGAGTTCCGCCGCCGCACCCCGGACGAGCAGCGCGCCCTGGTCGCCCGGCTCTTCGCGGACACCGGCTGGGAAACGCCGAAACTCCTCGAAGCGCTGCCGGCGGCGGACGACCTGTACGTCGACTCGATCAGCCAGATCCACCTCGACCGCTGGTCGAAGGGCCGGGTCGTGCTGCTCGGTGACGCCGCCTGGTGCGCCGGGCCGGGCGGGTCCGGCACCGGCCTCGCCATGATGGGCGCCCAGGTGCTGGCCGGCGAGCTCGCGGCGGCCGGCGGCGACCACGTGACGGCGTTCGCGAAGTACGAGGAGCGCCTCCGCAAGCCGGCCACGGTCGGGCAGAAGAACGGCAAGGGTTCCGGCAACTTCCTCGCCCCGCGCACCGCCGCGAAGATCCGCAGCCGCAACCGCGCCTACCGGATGCTGAGCACGCGGCTGTTCGGCAAGGTGTTCACCTGGATGACCGATCGCGCGGCCAACGCGCTGGAATACCGTGAGTACCCTGAGCTCACCTCCGCGTGA
- a CDS encoding PaaI family thioesterase has protein sequence MPDFEAARAGLASQPFSRLLGARLTEFGAGAATLELDIRDELQQQNGFVHGGVLAYAADNALTFAAGTVLGAALLTAGFTIDYLRPATGVTLRARAVVVQASRLRATCRCEVYTVDGDGETTLCAAAQGSARVVRPRQVPSRDEPYGKPFTRNENPEADAG, from the coding sequence ATGCCGGACTTCGAAGCCGCCCGCGCGGGCCTGGCGAGCCAGCCGTTCAGCCGTCTGCTGGGCGCCCGGCTGACCGAGTTCGGTGCCGGCGCGGCCACCCTGGAGCTGGACATCCGCGACGAACTCCAGCAGCAGAACGGGTTCGTCCACGGCGGCGTACTGGCCTACGCCGCCGACAACGCGCTCACCTTCGCCGCCGGCACCGTGCTCGGAGCCGCGCTGCTCACCGCCGGCTTCACGATCGACTACCTCCGCCCGGCCACCGGCGTCACGCTCCGGGCCCGCGCCGTCGTGGTGCAGGCGAGCCGGTTGCGCGCCACCTGCCGGTGCGAGGTGTACACAGTGGATGGTGACGGCGAGACCACGCTCTGTGCCGCCGCGCAGGGGAGTGCGCGGGTCGTCCGGCCCCGTCAGGTACCGTCCCGGGATGAACCGTACGGAAAACCGTTCACCCGTAACGAAAACCCTGAGGCGGACGCTGGGTAG
- a CDS encoding TetR/AcrR family transcriptional regulator, producing MTPVDRSAAGRIPQDGEDAAVEARILNAAAHLVAEEGFGRLKIGAVCARSGYARSVVFQHFGDKDGLGQRLVEYAVEEFTNAYSEAVAARTGAATATPMDMLRALLDIIFELIRTMPTLNQAFLACWGDAAAEYSALRGALTEADRRFRFAIAQTLASGVADGSITGVRDADAYASALLAQLRGISMQALIDPDGVDLRGVRTELERGIDRLSASFRGSA from the coding sequence ATGACGCCCGTGGACCGCTCCGCCGCAGGCCGGATCCCGCAGGACGGCGAGGACGCCGCCGTCGAGGCGCGCATCCTGAACGCCGCCGCGCACCTCGTCGCCGAGGAGGGGTTCGGGCGGCTGAAGATCGGGGCCGTCTGCGCCCGGTCCGGCTACGCGCGGTCCGTCGTCTTCCAGCACTTCGGCGACAAGGACGGGCTCGGGCAGCGGCTGGTCGAGTACGCCGTCGAGGAGTTCACCAACGCCTACAGCGAGGCCGTCGCGGCCCGGACCGGCGCCGCCACCGCGACGCCGATGGACATGCTGCGCGCGCTGCTCGACATCATCTTCGAGCTGATCCGCACGATGCCGACACTCAACCAGGCCTTCCTGGCGTGCTGGGGCGACGCGGCGGCCGAGTACTCGGCCCTGCGCGGCGCGCTGACCGAGGCCGACCGCCGGTTCCGGTTCGCCATCGCCCAGACCCTGGCCAGCGGCGTCGCGGACGGGTCCATCACCGGCGTCCGCGACGCGGATGCGTACGCGTCGGCGCTGCTGGCGCAGCTGCGCGGGATCTCGATGCAGGCGCTGATCGACCCCGACGGCGTCGACCTGCGCGGGGTCCGCACCGAGCTGGAGCGCGGCATCGACCGCCTCTCCGCGAGCTTCCGCGGCAGTGCCTAG
- a CDS encoding MBL fold metallo-hydrolase, which produces MHIGDVEVVKVLEWQGEIAPARTIVPSPPELWQDNAHWLAPDHWNPETGGYRGTVQTWVLRSEGRVVLVDTGVGNDRHRPQIPLFDHLATNFLDRLAAAGVRPEDVDVVVNTHIHYDHVGWNTLRRNGEWVPAFPNATYLIPRADQVYFDPRNAHRRPSPRTEHERLRREGSLLVYADSIAPVLGKAVLWEGNHRIDRNLTLEPAPGHTPGSSVVRLASGGDRAVFVGDLLHSPVQVLEPRHSSCFCEDERQAAVTRRRVLERAADRHELVVPAHFGGPGAVEVRRDGSRFAIHRWAGDAQKSRSSASKAPSTADPSA; this is translated from the coding sequence ATGCACATCGGTGACGTCGAAGTCGTGAAGGTCCTCGAGTGGCAGGGCGAGATCGCCCCCGCGCGGACCATCGTCCCCAGCCCGCCCGAACTCTGGCAGGACAACGCCCACTGGCTCGCGCCCGACCACTGGAACCCCGAAACCGGTGGCTACCGCGGCACGGTCCAGACCTGGGTGCTGCGCAGCGAAGGCCGGGTCGTCCTCGTCGACACCGGCGTCGGCAACGACCGGCACCGCCCGCAGATCCCGCTGTTCGACCACCTGGCGACGAACTTCCTCGACCGGCTCGCCGCCGCCGGTGTCCGGCCCGAAGACGTCGACGTCGTCGTCAACACCCACATCCACTACGACCATGTCGGCTGGAACACCTTGCGGCGCAACGGCGAATGGGTTCCGGCCTTCCCCAACGCCACCTACCTCATCCCCCGCGCCGACCAGGTGTACTTCGACCCGCGCAACGCCCACCGCCGCCCCTCCCCGCGCACCGAGCACGAACGACTGCGCCGCGAAGGCAGCCTGCTCGTCTACGCCGACAGCATCGCCCCCGTGCTCGGCAAGGCCGTGCTGTGGGAGGGAAACCACCGGATCGACCGCAACCTGACCCTCGAGCCCGCGCCCGGCCACACCCCCGGCTCGTCCGTCGTCCGATTGGCCTCCGGCGGAGACCGCGCCGTGTTCGTCGGCGACCTGCTGCACAGCCCGGTCCAGGTCCTCGAACCCCGGCACAGCAGCTGTTTCTGCGAAGACGAACGGCAAGCCGCCGTCACCCGGCGCCGCGTCCTCGAACGCGCCGCGGACCGGCACGAGCTCGTCGTCCCCGCGCACTTCGGCGGTCCGGGCGCCGTCGAAGTGCGCCGCGACGGCAGCCGGTTCGCCATCCACCGCTGGGCGGGCGACGCTCAGAAGTCCCGCAGCAGCGCCTCGAAAGCGCCGTCCACAGCGGATCCCAGCGCCTGA
- a CDS encoding epoxide hydrolase family protein encodes MVKPFQVSLDEADVADLRERLRRTRWPEAETVGDWSQGVPLSYVRELCRDWGEEYDFGFAARLNAFPQFRAEVDGVGLHFVHLRSPEAGALPLVLTHGWPGSVLEFLDVLGPLTDPAKYGGDPADAFHVVAPSLPGFGWSDKPALKISRVAELFDLLMQELGYDRYGAQGGDWGAAISNALVRSGRVAGVHVNFAPVRMDQDDPTPAERRALADLEEFRRTGAGYSAQQSTRPQTLGYGLTDSPAGQAAWIVEKFWAWTDNKGHPEDAVDRQKILDDISAYWFTATAASSARMYWENNDRDLSTVDVPAGVSVFPKEIVRPSRRQAEQRYTDLRWFEELPVGGHFAALEQPELFVEQVRGFFRLVR; translated from the coding sequence ATGGTCAAGCCGTTCCAGGTGTCTCTCGATGAGGCCGATGTCGCCGATCTACGGGAGCGGCTTCGGCGGACTCGGTGGCCGGAGGCCGAGACGGTCGGGGACTGGTCGCAGGGCGTGCCGCTCTCCTACGTGCGTGAACTCTGCCGGGACTGGGGTGAGGAGTACGACTTCGGGTTCGCCGCCCGGCTCAACGCCTTCCCGCAGTTCCGGGCCGAGGTCGATGGTGTCGGGTTGCACTTCGTGCACCTGCGGTCGCCGGAGGCCGGTGCGTTGCCGCTCGTGCTGACCCATGGGTGGCCCGGGTCCGTTCTCGAGTTCCTGGATGTGCTTGGGCCGCTCACGGATCCCGCGAAGTACGGTGGCGATCCCGCCGATGCCTTCCACGTCGTCGCTCCGTCGCTGCCCGGGTTCGGGTGGAGCGACAAGCCCGCGCTGAAGATTTCGCGGGTCGCGGAGCTGTTCGACCTGCTCATGCAAGAGCTCGGCTACGACCGTTACGGCGCCCAGGGCGGCGACTGGGGTGCGGCCATCTCCAACGCGCTCGTGCGGTCCGGGCGGGTCGCCGGAGTGCACGTCAACTTCGCGCCCGTGCGGATGGACCAGGACGATCCGACGCCCGCGGAACGGCGGGCCCTCGCCGACCTCGAAGAGTTCCGGCGGACCGGGGCCGGCTACTCCGCGCAGCAGAGCACCCGCCCGCAGACGCTCGGCTACGGCCTCACCGACTCGCCCGCCGGGCAGGCCGCCTGGATCGTCGAGAAGTTCTGGGCCTGGACCGACAACAAGGGCCACCCGGAGGACGCCGTCGACCGGCAGAAGATCCTCGACGACATCTCCGCCTACTGGTTCACCGCGACGGCGGCGTCGTCGGCGCGGATGTACTGGGAGAACAACGACCGTGACCTGTCCACAGTGGACGTGCCGGCCGGGGTTTCGGTGTTCCCCAAGGAGATCGTGCGGCCGTCGCGGCGGCAGGCCGAGCAGCGCTACACCGACCTGCGGTGGTTCGAGGAGCTGCCCGTCGGCGGGCACTTCGCCGCGCTGGAGCAGCCCGAGCTGTTCGTGGAGCAGGTCCGCGGCTTCTTCCGGCTGGTGCGTTAG
- a CDS encoding TetR/AcrR family transcriptional regulator, translating to MTEQVPLRERKKRRAQEAIVDAAYALFAERGFADVTVTEIAERAEVGRTTFFRYFGDKQEVLFVDERNLLAALLAAPASSARPPTVREALEEARELVAMMCATVTADGHRYRLHEKLVADNEELHDRSERKLLNLTEAMTGRLAQRGMAAPEAALAAHVALACFRAGRATAGDDPQALGSAVDGAFEALLRDF from the coding sequence ATGACCGAGCAGGTGCCGCTGCGCGAGCGCAAGAAGCGCCGCGCCCAGGAAGCGATCGTCGACGCGGCGTACGCGCTGTTCGCCGAGCGTGGCTTCGCGGACGTGACGGTGACGGAGATCGCCGAGCGCGCGGAAGTGGGCCGCACGACGTTCTTCCGCTACTTCGGCGACAAGCAAGAAGTGCTGTTCGTCGACGAGCGGAACCTGCTGGCCGCCCTGCTCGCCGCGCCGGCGTCGTCGGCGCGGCCCCCGACGGTCCGCGAGGCGCTGGAAGAGGCCAGGGAGCTGGTCGCGATGATGTGCGCGACGGTGACGGCGGACGGGCACCGGTACCGGCTGCACGAAAAACTGGTGGCGGACAACGAAGAGCTGCACGACCGGAGCGAGCGGAAGCTGCTGAACCTGACGGAGGCGATGACCGGCCGCCTGGCCCAGCGGGGGATGGCTGCGCCGGAAGCGGCGCTCGCGGCGCACGTGGCCCTGGCGTGCTTCCGCGCGGGCCGCGCGACGGCGGGCGACGATCCTCAGGCGCTGGGATCCGCTGTGGACGGCGCTTTCGAGGCGCTGCTGCGGGACTTCTGA
- a CDS encoding SDR family NAD(P)-dependent oxidoreductase, giving the protein MKTLLMTGASRGLGRAAAEKILRERPGVHLVVTARGGALAGELARSTGNPNVTALACDLASMTSIRAAAAELAGLPPLDGFVGNAGLQMTSRAHATEDGFEPTFAVNVLANYLLLRLLWARFAAPARIVLVGSDTHFGDFRHTLGMVPAPRWEPTAELARPRPDARTATDGRRAYSTSKLALIHLVHALARRLPDGVDVYTFNPGYVPGTGLVRDAGPVVRFASRTLMPALTATPLAMSATAAGGLLADAVLGPRPAGSGAYIDRRKVTPSSPASYDHDREEDLWRDLAGLCALDPVERL; this is encoded by the coding sequence GTGAAGACCCTGCTGATGACCGGGGCGAGCCGGGGGCTGGGACGCGCTGCCGCCGAGAAGATCCTCCGGGAGCGACCCGGCGTCCACCTCGTGGTCACCGCGCGCGGTGGCGCGCTCGCCGGCGAACTGGCCCGCAGCACGGGGAATCCGAACGTGACGGCGCTGGCGTGCGACCTCGCGTCGATGACGTCCATCCGGGCCGCCGCCGCGGAGCTGGCCGGACTGCCGCCGTTGGACGGCTTCGTCGGCAACGCCGGCCTGCAGATGACCAGCCGCGCCCACGCCACCGAAGACGGCTTCGAGCCGACCTTCGCGGTGAACGTCCTCGCCAACTACCTCCTCCTGCGCCTGCTGTGGGCCCGGTTCGCCGCACCGGCCCGGATCGTGCTCGTCGGCAGCGACACCCACTTCGGCGACTTCAGGCACACCCTGGGCATGGTGCCCGCGCCGCGCTGGGAGCCCACCGCCGAGCTCGCCCGCCCCCGCCCGGACGCCCGCACCGCCACCGACGGCCGCCGGGCCTACTCGACGAGCAAGCTCGCCCTGATCCACCTCGTGCACGCGCTGGCCAGGCGGCTCCCGGACGGCGTCGACGTCTACACGTTCAACCCCGGCTACGTGCCCGGGACCGGGCTCGTCCGCGACGCGGGCCCGGTCGTCCGGTTCGCGTCCCGCACGCTGATGCCCGCCCTCACGGCGACGCCGCTCGCCATGTCCGCCACCGCGGCGGGCGGGCTGCTCGCCGACGCCGTCCTCGGCCCGCGGCCCGCCGGGAGCGGGGCGTACATCGACCGGCGGAAGGTGACGCCGTCGTCGCCGGCGTCCTACGACCACGACCGCGAAGAAGATCTCTGGCGCGACTTGGCCGGGCTCTGCGCCCTGGATCCTGTCGAAAGGCTGTGA
- a CDS encoding MCE family protein has protein sequence MSIRRAADAPVRTALVGLTVLALGVLTALNARSLPVIGDGTTYSAEFSEAAGLFEGNDVRIAGVEVGRVSDVELRGDRVRVSFRVKGAWLGDATGAAIRLKTVLGQKYLALDPRGDGTLDPGQPIPRSRTSVPYDILAAFGELSSTVDRIDTTQLAKSFDTLSATLANTPQSVRAALTGLSRLSDTLATRDHQLGTLLGNTRVVSQTLVDRDTAVQRLLADGNQLLAEVSNREQAIGSLLDGSRQLATELSGLISDNDTQVGPLLTQLDQLTSMLQRNQDALAAGIRGFAPLVRLGTDLSGNGRWIDGYLCGLILPSFGPLNEEGCHG, from the coding sequence ATGTCAATACGCCGGGCCGCCGATGCCCCGGTCAGGACGGCGCTCGTCGGCCTGACCGTGCTGGCCCTGGGCGTGCTCACGGCGCTCAACGCGCGCTCCCTGCCCGTGATCGGCGACGGCACGACCTACTCCGCGGAGTTCAGCGAAGCGGCCGGCCTGTTCGAAGGCAACGACGTTCGCATCGCCGGCGTCGAGGTCGGCCGCGTCTCGGACGTCGAGCTGCGCGGCGACCGCGTGCGGGTTTCCTTCCGGGTCAAGGGCGCGTGGCTGGGTGACGCGACCGGCGCGGCGATCCGGCTGAAGACCGTGCTCGGCCAGAAGTACCTCGCGCTCGACCCGCGGGGCGACGGGACGCTCGATCCCGGGCAGCCGATCCCGCGCTCGCGCACCAGCGTTCCCTACGACATCCTCGCGGCGTTCGGGGAGCTGTCGTCCACTGTGGACAGGATCGACACCACGCAGCTGGCGAAGAGCTTCGACACGCTGTCGGCGACGCTGGCGAACACGCCGCAGAGCGTCCGCGCCGCGCTCACCGGGTTGTCGCGGCTGTCGGACACGCTCGCCACGCGGGACCACCAGCTCGGCACCCTGCTGGGCAACACGCGCGTCGTTTCGCAGACGCTCGTCGACCGCGACACCGCCGTGCAGCGGCTCCTGGCCGACGGGAACCAGCTGCTCGCCGAAGTGAGCAACCGCGAACAGGCGATCGGCTCCCTGCTCGACGGCTCGCGGCAGCTCGCCACCGAGCTGTCCGGGCTGATCAGCGACAACGACACCCAGGTCGGCCCGCTGCTCACCCAGCTCGACCAGCTGACGTCGATGCTGCAGCGCAACCAGGACGCGCTCGCCGCCGGCATCCGGGGGTTCGCGCCGCTGGTCCGGCTCGGCACCGACCTCTCCGGGAACGGCCGGTGGATCGACGGCTACCTGTGCGGGCTCATCCTGCCGTCGTTCGGCCCGCTGAACGAAGAGGGCTGCCACGGCTGA
- a CDS encoding class I SAM-dependent methyltransferase, giving the protein MNRMADELRAEIVSQGDRVLDRVVEFEIRSRRDIVYAGDQDAALESNVFARENLVGARHFGTPKETLEYALSLAPQGGMALEFGVASGNTLRAIAGARGGREVYGFDSFDGLPEAWLNGMPAGAFARDDLPDVPGAELVVGLFADSLPGFLEQHPGHVDFLHVDGDLYSSAKTVLDQCGPRLRAGSIVHFDEFFNFPGWKRHEYRAWTEYVERTGVEFDYVAYTYNDNQVTVKITKP; this is encoded by the coding sequence CTGAACCGGATGGCTGACGAGCTCCGCGCGGAGATCGTCAGCCAGGGTGACCGGGTCCTCGATCGGGTGGTGGAGTTCGAGATCCGCAGCCGACGCGACATCGTCTACGCCGGCGACCAGGACGCCGCGCTGGAGAGCAACGTCTTCGCTCGCGAGAATCTGGTCGGCGCCCGGCACTTCGGCACGCCGAAGGAGACGCTCGAGTACGCGCTTTCGCTGGCACCGCAAGGAGGGATGGCGCTGGAGTTCGGTGTCGCGTCCGGCAACACGCTGCGAGCGATCGCCGGCGCCCGGGGCGGCCGGGAGGTCTACGGCTTCGACTCCTTCGACGGGCTGCCCGAAGCGTGGCTCAACGGCATGCCCGCCGGCGCCTTCGCCCGCGACGACCTGCCGGACGTCCCCGGCGCCGAGCTGGTCGTCGGCCTGTTCGCCGACAGCCTCCCCGGGTTCCTGGAGCAGCACCCCGGGCACGTCGACTTCCTGCACGTCGACGGCGACCTCTACAGCTCGGCCAAGACCGTGCTCGACCAGTGCGGGCCGCGGCTGCGCGCGGGCAGCATCGTGCACTTCGACGAGTTCTTCAACTTCCCCGGCTGGAAGCGGCACGAGTACCGCGCCTGGACGGAGTACGTCGAGCGCACCGGCGTCGAGTTCGACTACGTCGCCTACACCTACAACGACAACCAGGTGACGGTGAAGATCACGAAGCCGTAG
- a CDS encoding YggT family protein, with the protein MGVLGTLLGFALSLYLLVLIARMVLDWVGMLADSPPWARRARSLAYSATEPVIGPVRRVVRPVRIGGISLDLAFTLVFIGVIVLRGIVFAL; encoded by the coding sequence ATGGGTGTACTAGGGACACTGCTCGGCTTCGCACTGAGCCTGTACCTGCTCGTGCTGATCGCGCGGATGGTGCTGGACTGGGTCGGGATGCTGGCGGACAGCCCGCCGTGGGCGCGGCGGGCCCGGAGCCTGGCCTACTCGGCCACCGAGCCGGTCATCGGGCCGGTGCGGCGGGTCGTGCGGCCGGTGCGGATCGGCGGGATCTCGCTCGACCTCGCCTTCACGCTGGTCTTCATCGGCGTGATCGTGCTGCGGGGGATCGTCTTCGCGCTCTAG
- a CDS encoding MarR family winged helix-turn-helix transcriptional regulator, giving the protein MPEPDQRLFFLLQQAAHRLRVAADRRCLAAAGITTAQLGALFAVREGGLTQRELAARLGQRESAVTAMVTRLADAGLVGRSAHPHEHRAVVLELTAAGEEALDRVAPEIEEFNAQLHAVLGEEGFRQAAEAVGKLAAWPGP; this is encoded by the coding sequence GTGCCCGAACCCGACCAGCGCCTGTTCTTCCTGCTCCAGCAGGCCGCCCACCGGCTGCGCGTGGCGGCCGACCGCCGCTGCCTGGCCGCGGCCGGCATCACGACGGCCCAGCTCGGGGCGCTCTTCGCCGTCCGCGAAGGCGGCTTGACCCAGCGCGAGCTCGCGGCCCGGCTCGGCCAGCGCGAATCCGCGGTGACGGCGATGGTGACGCGGCTGGCCGACGCGGGCCTGGTCGGCAGGAGCGCCCATCCGCACGAGCACCGCGCGGTGGTCCTGGAGCTGACCGCGGCAGGCGAAGAGGCGCTGGACCGGGTGGCCCCGGAGATCGAAGAGTTCAACGCCCAGCTGCACGCCGTCCTGGGCGAGGAGGGGTTCCGTCAGGCCGCCGAGGCCGTCGGGAAGCTCGCGGCCTGGCCCGGGCCGTGA
- a CDS encoding YciI family protein gives MRYLLLLCGDESAAEASGPEMARRCHEWAAEAERRGVRQGGTGLHPPAEAKTIRVRDGEVLLTDGPFAETKEQIGGYNVLECPDRETAVEVASRHPWAEVGTLELREILDGPPTAS, from the coding sequence GTGCGATACCTGCTCCTGCTGTGCGGTGACGAAAGCGCCGCGGAGGCGTCCGGCCCGGAGATGGCTCGGCGCTGCCACGAATGGGCCGCCGAGGCCGAACGGCGCGGCGTCCGGCAGGGCGGCACGGGCCTGCACCCGCCGGCCGAGGCGAAGACGATCCGGGTGCGCGACGGCGAAGTCCTGCTGACCGACGGCCCCTTCGCCGAGACCAAGGAGCAGATCGGCGGCTACAACGTCCTGGAGTGCCCGGACCGCGAGACGGCGGTCGAGGTCGCTTCGCGGCACCCGTGGGCCGAGGTCGGCACGCTGGAACTGCGCGAAATCCTCGACGGACCGCCTACGGCTTCGTGA
- a CDS encoding AraC family transcriptional regulator, giving the protein MDLLSDAITAVRIGQPTSNRLRAGDEWCYRFASYEGAGFHVLLRGSGWLVPSAGEPVPLGAGDVVLVPHGSEHTLSSRPDASGAVPFESAVAEPDGRTEFLCGKYRLSHARRHPVLASLPEVVHIPARIGGEPELRAAIDLLGAEVSAPRPGSATVVAGLLDLLLVYLIRAWLAGNPGAGWPQALRDPSIAAALEALHANPGAPWRIEDLASRVGLSRATLARRFAALTGHPPMAYLTWWRLATAARLLQDTDLPLPSIASKVGYGSPFAFSHAFKRQFGVAPGSYRSRG; this is encoded by the coding sequence GTGGACCTGCTGAGTGACGCGATCACCGCCGTGCGGATCGGGCAGCCGACGTCGAACCGGCTGCGCGCCGGCGACGAGTGGTGCTACCGCTTCGCGTCGTACGAGGGCGCGGGCTTCCACGTGCTGCTGCGCGGCAGTGGCTGGCTGGTCCCTTCCGCGGGCGAGCCGGTCCCGCTGGGGGCGGGCGACGTGGTCCTGGTCCCGCACGGCAGCGAGCACACGTTGTCGTCGCGCCCGGACGCGTCCGGGGCGGTGCCGTTCGAGTCGGCGGTGGCGGAGCCGGACGGCCGCACGGAGTTCCTGTGCGGCAAGTACCGCCTGTCCCACGCGCGCCGCCACCCGGTGCTGGCGAGCCTGCCGGAGGTGGTGCACATTCCCGCCCGGATCGGCGGCGAGCCCGAGCTCCGCGCGGCGATCGACCTGCTCGGCGCGGAGGTGAGTGCCCCTCGGCCGGGCTCGGCCACGGTCGTCGCGGGCCTGCTGGATCTGTTGCTGGTCTACCTGATCCGCGCGTGGCTGGCGGGAAACCCGGGCGCGGGCTGGCCCCAGGCCCTGCGCGACCCTTCGATCGCGGCGGCGCTGGAGGCCCTGCACGCGAATCCCGGGGCACCGTGGCGGATCGAGGATCTGGCGTCCCGGGTGGGCCTGTCCCGCGCGACGCTCGCCCGCCGGTTCGCCGCGTTGACCGGCCACCCGCCGATGGCGTACTTGACGTGGTGGCGCCTGGCCACGGCCGCGCGACTGTTGCAGGACACGGATCTGCCGCTGCCGTCGATCGCGTCGAAGGTGGGTTATGGCTCGCCTTTCGCGTTCTCGCACGCGTTCAAGCGCCAGTTCGGTGTCGCGCCGGGCAGTTACCGGAGCAGGGGCTAG
- a CDS encoding class I SAM-dependent methyltransferase, with protein sequence MTHYDEIGVGYALGRRTDPRWLAPVLDALGPAASVLDVGSGTGSYEPPSRRVVAVEPSAEMIRQRRPDAAPVVRAVAEALPFAGGTFDAASAVLTVHHWRDWRRGLAELRRVARRQVVLAYDTALHNDFWLVREYVPEVASLERSRPSAPEIAAFLGASSVVELPVPWDFTDGVFPAHWRRPEAYLDPAVRRSCSALAQTSPAAVERGMARLRADLESGRWHEEHAELLDLPEWDAGFRLIVA encoded by the coding sequence GTGACTCACTACGACGAGATCGGCGTCGGTTACGCGCTGGGGAGGCGGACCGACCCGCGGTGGCTCGCGCCGGTGCTCGACGCGCTGGGCCCGGCTGCTTCCGTGCTCGACGTCGGCTCCGGGACGGGGTCGTACGAGCCGCCGTCCCGGCGCGTCGTCGCGGTGGAGCCGTCGGCGGAGATGATCCGGCAACGGCGTCCCGACGCCGCCCCGGTGGTGCGCGCGGTCGCCGAGGCGCTGCCGTTCGCCGGGGGCACGTTCGACGCCGCGTCGGCGGTGTTGACCGTGCACCACTGGCGGGACTGGCGACGGGGTCTCGCCGAGCTGCGCCGGGTCGCGCGCCGCCAGGTGGTCCTGGCCTACGACACCGCGCTGCACAACGACTTCTGGCTCGTGCGGGAGTACGTGCCGGAGGTGGCGTCACTTGAGCGGTCGCGTCCTTCGGCACCGGAGATCGCGGCTTTCCTGGGCGCGTCTTCGGTGGTCGAGCTGCCGGTGCCGTGGGACTTCACGGACGGCGTGTTCCCGGCTCACTGGCGCCGGCCGGAGGCCTATCTCGACCCGGCGGTGCGGCGGTCGTGCTCGGCGCTCGCGCAGACGTCGCCCGCCGCGGTCGAGCGGGGGATGGCCCGGCTGCGGGCCGACCTGGAGTCGGGCCGCTGGCACGAGGAGCACGCGGAGCTGCTGGACCTGCCGGAGTGGGACGCGGGCTTCCGGCTCATCGTGGCGTGA